One window of Nocardia sp. NBC_00508 genomic DNA carries:
- the glpK gene encoding glycerol kinase GlpK → MTQRYVLSIDQGTTSTRCILFDQRARLVGVGQRPHQQHHPRPGWAEQDAMEIWRNVERIVPQAMRDSGVAANQIVALGIANQRETTVVWDRRTGMPIGRAIVWQDVRTEELVEELRERPGADRIRELCGLPLATYFAAPRLRWMLDAVPGLRERAERGEVLFGTMETWLIWNLTGGVDGGLHLTDVTNASRTLLMNLSTLTWDDELLAFFGIPAAMLPRIQRSTASYGVSRRVVPGIPIAAALGDQHAALFGQTCFARGETKCTYGTGGFLMMNTGRELVRSEHGLLTTIGYQIGPEPVYALEGPIAVTGSLVQWVRDNIGLVTSAPEIETLARTVDDNGGCYVVPAFSGLYAPHWRSDARGLIAGLTSYITKGHIARAVLEATAWQTRDVVEAMNADSGLQAEALRVDGGMTSNNLLMQIVADVLDLPVLRPFVAETVSLGAAYAAGLAVGYWPDLEGLRNNWRLAAQWIPRMDPAHREDEYEKWNRAVELTFGWVRSKPRTR, encoded by the coding sequence ATGACACAACGTTACGTGCTGTCCATCGACCAGGGCACCACCTCCACTCGCTGCATCCTGTTCGATCAGCGCGCCCGCCTGGTCGGCGTCGGGCAGCGCCCGCACCAGCAGCACCACCCGCGGCCGGGATGGGCCGAGCAGGACGCGATGGAGATCTGGCGCAACGTCGAGCGGATCGTGCCACAGGCGATGCGGGATTCCGGCGTCGCGGCGAACCAGATAGTCGCGCTCGGCATCGCCAATCAGCGCGAGACCACGGTGGTGTGGGACCGGCGCACCGGGATGCCGATCGGGCGGGCCATCGTCTGGCAGGACGTGCGGACCGAGGAGTTGGTCGAGGAGCTGCGGGAACGACCGGGCGCGGACCGGATCCGCGAGCTGTGCGGTCTGCCGCTGGCGACGTATTTCGCGGCGCCGCGTCTGCGGTGGATGCTGGACGCCGTCCCGGGTCTGCGCGAGCGCGCCGAACGGGGCGAGGTGCTGTTCGGCACCATGGAGACCTGGCTGATCTGGAATCTCACCGGCGGGGTCGACGGCGGGCTGCACCTCACCGATGTCACCAATGCCAGCCGGACCCTTTTGATGAACCTCAGCACACTCACCTGGGACGACGAACTGCTGGCCTTCTTCGGCATTCCCGCCGCGATGCTGCCGCGCATCCAGCGCTCCACCGCGTCCTACGGCGTCAGCCGCAGGGTGGTACCCGGCATCCCGATCGCCGCCGCGCTCGGCGACCAGCACGCCGCGCTGTTCGGCCAAACCTGTTTCGCGCGTGGGGAGACCAAGTGCACCTACGGCACCGGCGGATTCCTCATGATGAACACCGGACGCGAGCTGGTGCGGTCCGAACACGGCCTGCTCACCACGATCGGCTACCAGATCGGCCCCGAGCCGGTGTACGCGTTGGAGGGACCGATCGCGGTCACCGGCTCGCTCGTGCAGTGGGTGCGGGACAACATCGGCCTGGTCACCAGCGCACCGGAGATCGAAACCCTCGCGCGCACCGTCGACGACAACGGCGGCTGCTACGTGGTGCCCGCGTTCTCCGGGCTCTACGCGCCGCATTGGCGCAGCGACGCCCGCGGCCTGATCGCCGGACTGACCTCCTACATCACCAAGGGGCACATCGCCCGCGCCGTACTGGAGGCCACCGCGTGGCAGACCCGTGACGTGGTCGAGGCGATGAACGCCGACTCCGGTCTGCAGGCCGAGGCCCTGCGCGTGGACGGCGGCATGACGTCGAACAACCTGCTCATGCAGATCGTGGCCGACGTGCTCGACCTCCCGGTCCTGCGTCCGTTCGTCGCCGAAACCGTCTCGCTCGGCGCGGCGTATGCCGCCGGCCTCGCCGTCGGCTACTGGCCGGATCTGGAAGGACTGCGCAATAATTGGCGCCTCGCCGCCCAATGGATTCCGCGCATGGACCCGGCGCATCGCGAGGACGAGTACGAGAAATGGAATCGCGCGGTCGAACTGACCTTCGGCTGGGTGCGATCGAAACCGCGAACTCGGTAA
- a CDS encoding IclR family transcriptional regulator, with translation MPGPIQSIERAAAVLRLLARGSGRLGVGDIAGALDLPKPTAHGILRTLQGVGFVEQDPATGKYQLGAAVLRLGSSYLDANELRSRAINWADALAARTGESVRIGAPVDGAVVVVHHVFRPDFTEQALELGELLPPHATALGKVLLAYDTDLAASVRGGELAPLTHRTLVDRAALARALAGVRQAGWAGDTEEFRTGEAGIAAPIRAPGGLVVGAIGITGRVDRLCDAQLRHRRALVDHVLDAARAVSRDLDAAH, from the coding sequence ATGCCGGGTCCGATCCAATCGATCGAGCGGGCTGCGGCCGTACTGCGGTTGCTGGCCCGGGGTTCCGGGCGTCTCGGCGTCGGCGACATCGCGGGCGCGCTCGATCTGCCCAAGCCGACTGCGCACGGCATCCTGCGCACGTTGCAGGGCGTCGGTTTCGTCGAGCAGGACCCGGCGACCGGCAAATACCAGCTCGGCGCGGCGGTCCTACGGCTGGGCAGCAGCTATCTCGACGCCAACGAGCTGCGCTCACGGGCGATCAACTGGGCCGACGCGTTGGCGGCGCGCACGGGCGAGTCTGTGCGCATCGGCGCACCGGTGGACGGCGCGGTGGTCGTGGTCCACCACGTGTTCCGGCCGGACTTCACCGAACAGGCGCTCGAGCTCGGCGAACTCCTGCCGCCACACGCCACTGCCCTGGGCAAGGTCCTGCTCGCCTACGACACCGACCTGGCCGCCTCGGTACGCGGTGGCGAACTGGCCCCGCTCACGCACCGCACCCTCGTCGACCGGGCCGCGCTCGCCAGGGCGCTGGCCGGTGTGCGACAGGCCGGTTGGGCGGGCGACACCGAGGAATTCCGGACGGGCGAAGCGGGTATCGCGGCGCCGATCCGAGCGCCCGGTGGTCTCGTGGTCGGCGCTATCGGCATCACCGGCCGGGTGGATCGGCTGTGCGACGCACAGTTGCGGCACCGGCGAGCGCTGGTCGATCACGTCCTCGACGCCGCACGGGCGGTCTCGCGGGATCTCGATGCGGCGCACTGA
- a CDS encoding MIP/aquaporin family protein has product MNFGSIFLSEALGTGVLLLLGVGVVANVLLAKSKGLDGGWLLINVGWGFAVLAGVYVAYKTGGHLNPAVTIGILFSGAEEYASGIAISGASTLAYLSGQLVGAFLGATVAYLAYKRHFDEETDEEKKLAVFATGPAIRAFRWNFATEVIGTFTLVLVILAFGHTPSGLGPAAAALLVVGIGASLGGPTGYAINPARDLGPRIAHALLPISKPVPADAELVPVGVGARSSAESPEVSTEPRGKNSDWGYAWVPVLGPLVGGALAGLAAQFLF; this is encoded by the coding sequence ATGAACTTCGGCTCAATCTTCCTCAGCGAAGCACTCGGTACGGGAGTACTGCTGCTGCTCGGGGTCGGTGTGGTCGCGAACGTACTGCTGGCCAAGTCCAAAGGATTGGACGGCGGCTGGCTACTGATCAACGTGGGTTGGGGGTTCGCGGTGCTAGCCGGCGTTTACGTCGCCTACAAGACCGGCGGCCACCTCAACCCGGCGGTCACCATCGGCATCCTGTTCAGCGGCGCCGAGGAGTACGCCTCCGGCATCGCCATCTCGGGCGCCAGCACGCTCGCTTATCTGAGCGGCCAGCTCGTCGGCGCTTTCCTCGGCGCGACCGTTGCCTACCTGGCCTACAAGCGCCACTTCGACGAGGAGACCGACGAGGAGAAGAAGCTCGCGGTGTTCGCCACCGGCCCCGCGATCCGTGCCTTCCGCTGGAACTTCGCCACCGAGGTCATCGGCACGTTCACCCTCGTCCTGGTGATCCTCGCGTTCGGCCACACCCCGAGCGGGCTCGGTCCGGCCGCTGCGGCACTGCTGGTCGTCGGCATCGGCGCCTCGCTCGGCGGCCCGACCGGATACGCCATCAACCCGGCTCGCGATCTCGGTCCGCGCATCGCGCACGCACTGTTGCCGATCAGCAAGCCCGTGCCGGCCGATGCAGAGCTGGTGCCGGTAGGCGTAGGCGCCCGCTCGTCGGCCGAGTCGCCCGAAGTCAGCACCGAACCGCGCGGGAAGAACTCCGACTGGGGGTATGCCTGGGTGCCGGTGCTCGGCCCGCTGGTCGGCGGCGCGCTGGCCGGTCTCGCTGCCCAGTTCCTGTTCTGA
- the glpK gene encoding glycerol kinase GlpK: MTKFVGAIDQGTTSTRFMVFDHSGNEIARHQLEHEQILPRPGWVEHNPTEIWERTRAVIQSTLTKANLVAGDLAAVGVTNQRETTVVWNRKTGRPYCNAIVWQDTRTDRIAAELERAGHGETIRRKAGLPPATYFSGGKLRWILDNVPGVAEDAERGDALFGTTDTWLLWQLTGGVDGGVHVTDPTNASRTMLMSLETLDWDDELLSIFGVPRAMLPTIAPSANPELFGTTRADGPFGGAVPLSGVLGDQQAATVGQVCFRPGEAKNTYGTGNFLLLNTGTEIVRSQHGLLTTVAYQLGSDKPVYALEGSIAVTGSAVQWLRDQLGIISGAAQSESLARQAEDNGGVYFVPAFSGLFAPYWRSDARGAIVGLSRYSTNAHLARATLESICYQTRDVVEAMQADSGVQLDTLRVDGGVTANELCMQLQADFLGVPVSRPVVAETTALGAAYAAGLAVGFWNDTDELEQNWNEAKRWHPTWSAEQRERGYARWKKAVARTLDWIDVDE, from the coding sequence ATGACCAAGTTCGTCGGCGCGATCGATCAAGGCACCACGAGCACCCGCTTCATGGTGTTCGACCACAGCGGCAACGAAATTGCCCGCCACCAGCTCGAGCACGAGCAGATCCTGCCGCGCCCGGGGTGGGTGGAGCACAACCCGACCGAGATCTGGGAGCGCACCCGCGCGGTCATCCAGAGCACGCTCACCAAGGCGAATCTGGTCGCGGGCGATCTGGCCGCGGTCGGCGTCACCAACCAGCGCGAGACCACGGTGGTGTGGAATCGCAAGACCGGGCGGCCGTACTGCAACGCCATCGTGTGGCAGGACACCCGCACCGACCGCATCGCCGCCGAGCTGGAGCGGGCCGGGCACGGCGAGACCATCCGGCGCAAGGCGGGCCTGCCGCCCGCCACCTACTTCTCCGGCGGGAAGCTGCGCTGGATCCTGGACAATGTCCCGGGTGTGGCCGAGGACGCCGAGCGTGGCGACGCGCTCTTCGGTACCACCGACACCTGGTTGCTGTGGCAGCTCACCGGTGGCGTGGACGGCGGTGTACACGTCACCGATCCGACCAACGCCAGTCGCACCATGCTGATGAGCCTGGAGACGTTGGACTGGGACGACGAACTGCTGTCCATCTTCGGTGTTCCGCGCGCGATGCTGCCCACCATCGCACCCTCGGCCAACCCGGAGCTGTTCGGCACCACCCGCGCCGACGGTCCGTTCGGCGGCGCGGTTCCGCTGTCGGGTGTGCTCGGCGACCAGCAGGCGGCCACGGTGGGGCAGGTCTGCTTCCGCCCCGGCGAAGCCAAGAACACCTATGGCACCGGCAACTTCCTACTGCTCAACACCGGAACCGAGATCGTGCGGTCACAGCACGGACTGCTCACCACGGTCGCCTACCAGCTGGGCTCGGACAAGCCGGTGTACGCGCTGGAGGGTTCGATCGCGGTGACCGGCTCGGCAGTGCAGTGGCTGCGTGATCAGCTGGGCATCATCTCCGGTGCGGCACAGAGCGAATCGCTGGCCCGGCAGGCCGAGGACAACGGCGGGGTGTATTTCGTCCCGGCGTTCTCGGGACTGTTCGCGCCGTACTGGCGCTCGGACGCCCGCGGCGCGATCGTCGGCCTGTCCCGCTACAGCACCAACGCCCATCTCGCGCGGGCGACGCTGGAATCGATCTGCTACCAGACCCGCGACGTGGTCGAGGCCATGCAGGCCGACTCCGGCGTGCAGTTGGACACGCTGCGCGTGGACGGCGGCGTCACCGCGAACGAGCTGTGCATGCAGTTGCAGGCCGACTTCCTCGGTGTGCCGGTGTCGCGTCCGGTGGTCGCCGAAACCACCGCGCTGGGCGCCGCCTACGCGGCCGGGCTTGCGGTCGGCTTCTGGAACGACACCGACGAACTCGAACAGAACTGGAACGAAGCCAAACGCTGGCATCCGACCTGGTCGGCGGAGCAGCGCGAGCGCGGCTACGCGCGCTGGAAGAAGGCCGTCGCCCGCACCCTCGATTGGATCGACGTCGACGAATGA
- the glpD gene encoding glycerol-3-phosphate dehydrogenase → MSARLDSQYRARAVNSLGDTEIDVLVIGGGVVGAGAALDAASRGLTVTLVEARDFAAGTSSRSSKLIHGGLRYLEQLDFWLVREALKERGLLLRRLAPHLVRPVSFLLPLQHRVWERAYIGAGVALYDTIGGARALPMHRHLSRTRALELAPALRADALTGAIRYFDAQVDDARHTMMIARTAAQHGATVLTRTKVTGLLRDGERVVGAEVTDLETGQVHAVRARRVISATGVWTDEMNRMTGVDFPFHVRMSKGVHILVPRHRLNLDTGLIMRTEKSVLFVIPWHAHWIIGTTDTDWSLDKDHPAASNADVQYLLDHVNGVLRDPLTREDIVGTYAGLRPLLSGASSDTATLSREHAVAEPAPGLFVIAGGKYTTYRVMAADVVDAAVAGFGRAVAPSVTEHLPILGAVGYQELAADLDSLAQRAGLPRATVERLLGRYGSAIADLFELIEREPELGKPLTGAPDYLAAEAAYAVTHEGALHLDDVLTRRTRISIEAADRGLAASPEVAWLIGGHLGWDAATTEREISRYRDRVHAELAANQAADDQSANAARLVAAIA, encoded by the coding sequence GTGTCCGCACGATTGGACTCCCAGTACCGCGCCCGCGCGGTGAACTCACTCGGCGACACCGAGATCGACGTGCTCGTCATCGGCGGCGGCGTGGTCGGCGCGGGCGCCGCCCTCGACGCCGCCTCCCGCGGCCTGACCGTGACCCTGGTGGAGGCCAGGGACTTCGCGGCGGGCACCTCCAGCCGCTCCAGCAAGCTCATCCACGGCGGCCTGCGCTACCTGGAGCAGCTCGACTTCTGGCTGGTGCGCGAGGCATTGAAAGAGCGCGGGCTGCTGCTGCGCCGCCTCGCGCCGCATCTGGTGCGCCCCGTGTCGTTCCTGCTGCCGTTGCAGCACCGGGTGTGGGAGCGCGCCTACATCGGAGCGGGTGTCGCGCTCTACGACACCATCGGCGGCGCCCGCGCGCTGCCGATGCACCGGCACCTGTCCCGCACGCGGGCGCTGGAGCTGGCGCCCGCACTGCGCGCGGACGCGTTGACCGGCGCGATCCGGTACTTCGACGCACAGGTCGACGATGCCCGCCACACCATGATGATCGCCCGCACCGCGGCCCAGCACGGCGCGACCGTGCTCACCCGCACCAAGGTGACCGGGTTGCTGCGCGACGGCGAGCGCGTCGTCGGCGCGGAGGTCACCGATCTGGAGACCGGCCAGGTGCACGCTGTGCGGGCGCGCCGGGTGATCAGCGCGACCGGTGTGTGGACCGACGAGATGAACCGGATGACCGGTGTCGATTTCCCGTTCCACGTCCGCATGTCCAAGGGCGTGCACATCCTGGTGCCGCGCCACCGCCTGAACCTGGACACGGGTTTGATCATGCGCACCGAGAAGAGCGTGCTGTTCGTCATCCCGTGGCACGCGCACTGGATCATCGGCACCACGGACACGGATTGGTCGCTGGACAAGGACCATCCGGCCGCCAGCAACGCCGACGTCCAGTACCTGCTCGACCACGTCAACGGGGTGTTGCGCGACCCGCTCACCCGCGAGGACATCGTCGGCACCTACGCGGGGCTGCGCCCGCTGCTGTCCGGTGCGTCGTCCGACACCGCGACGCTCTCGCGGGAGCACGCGGTCGCCGAACCGGCCCCAGGGTTGTTCGTGATCGCGGGCGGCAAATACACCACCTACCGGGTGATGGCGGCCGACGTCGTGGACGCGGCGGTGGCGGGCTTCGGCCGGGCGGTCGCTCCGTCGGTGACCGAGCACCTGCCGATCCTCGGCGCGGTGGGTTACCAGGAACTCGCCGCCGACCTGGACAGCCTCGCCCAGCGCGCGGGCCTGCCGAGGGCGACGGTCGAGCGCCTGCTCGGCCGCTACGGTTCGGCGATCGCCGACCTGTTCGAACTGATCGAACGCGAGCCCGAATTGGGCAAGCCACTGACCGGCGCACCGGACTACCTCGCCGCCGAGGCGGCGTACGCGGTGACCCACGAGGGCGCGCTGCACCTTGACGACGTGCTCACCCGCCGCACCCGGATCTCCATCGAGGCGGCCGACCGCGGACTGGCCGCAAGCCCGGAGGTGGCCTGGCTGATCGGCGGCCATCTGGGTTGGGACGCCGCCACCACCGAGCGCGAGATCAGTCGCTACCGCGACCGGGTGCACGCCGAGCTGGCCGCCAACCAGGCGGCCGACGACCAATCCGCCAACGCGGCTCGGCTGGTCGCCGCCATCGCCTGA
- a CDS encoding class I SAM-dependent methyltransferase: protein MTRPADFWNAVYDNDTAPWVIGEPQPAIVELEREGWISGRVLDPGCGAGEHTILLTELGYNVRGIDMSPSAVAYARANAVTQGVPTAAFEVADALTLSDRPDFAGDPPGSAPAFDTIVDSALFHVFGTEDEARAAYVRSLHAVCKPGGTVHVLALSDAEPGFGPRISDTLIRDSFGDGWTIEDLRPARYRGRVTEAVTQEAAQLDVAESGQVDVAAWLARIRRL from the coding sequence ATGACTCGTCCCGCTGATTTCTGGAACGCCGTTTACGACAACGACACCGCCCCCTGGGTGATCGGCGAGCCGCAGCCCGCCATCGTCGAGCTCGAACGCGAGGGGTGGATCAGCGGACGTGTGCTCGATCCCGGTTGTGGTGCGGGCGAGCACACGATTCTGCTGACCGAACTCGGGTACAACGTGCGCGGGATCGACATGTCGCCCAGCGCGGTGGCGTATGCGCGCGCCAATGCCGTCACACAGGGCGTGCCGACCGCTGCGTTCGAGGTGGCCGACGCGCTCACGCTGAGCGACCGGCCGGATTTCGCCGGTGACCCACCCGGCTCTGCCCCCGCATTCGACACCATCGTCGACAGCGCGCTGTTCCACGTCTTCGGAACCGAGGACGAGGCGCGCGCCGCGTACGTCCGCAGTTTGCACGCGGTCTGCAAGCCGGGCGGCACGGTCCATGTCCTCGCGCTCTCCGATGCCGAGCCAGGGTTCGGGCCACGGATCAGCGACACGCTGATCCGGGATTCCTTCGGCGACGGCTGGACGATCGAGGACCTGCGTCCGGCTCGGTATCGAGGACGGGTCACCGAAGCGGTGACCCAGGAGGCGGCTCAGCTGGATGTCGCGGAGTCCGGACAGGTCGACGTCGCCGCATGGCTGGCCAGGATCCGCCGCCTGTAG
- a CDS encoding winged helix-turn-helix transcriptional regulator, with protein sequence MTLRRPVDDSVTRVVELLGDRWTILLIAEAFFGVHRFSDFARNIGITNRNLLTSRLRMLIEAGIFTRTDHGGGRVDYHLTTAGRELYPIVMAMMVWGDNHLVGPEGRPIVLEHRICGHETSPVLVCDHCREQLDPRDVEPKAGPGFHQPPGAEQAG encoded by the coding sequence ATGACACTCCGGCGCCCGGTCGACGATTCGGTCACTCGCGTCGTCGAACTGCTCGGCGACCGGTGGACCATCCTGCTCATCGCCGAGGCGTTCTTCGGGGTGCACCGCTTCAGCGATTTCGCCCGCAACATCGGCATCACCAACCGCAACCTGCTCACCAGCCGTCTGCGCATGCTGATCGAGGCGGGCATCTTCACCCGCACCGATCACGGCGGCGGACGCGTCGACTACCACCTCACCACCGCGGGCCGTGAGCTCTATCCCATCGTGATGGCCATGATGGTCTGGGGCGACAACCATCTGGTCGGGCCGGAAGGCCGCCCGATCGTCCTGGAGCACCGCATCTGCGGGCACGAGACCTCACCAGTGCTGGTCTGCGACCACTGCCGCGAACAACTCGACCCGCGCGACGTCGAACCCAAGGCGGGCCCCGGCTTCCACCAACCGCCGGGCGCCGAACAGGCCGGTTAG
- a CDS encoding cytochrome P450: protein MTTTNHPTDDYVRLLDPAVRPDPYPLLARLRESGPFRIGTAPVVVLARYDDCAAMLRDPRASVDRSLARLQLGSMPIYDGTREDGAAQAKPSFLFLDPPDHTRLRRLVSKAFTPRVVRRLEPRITEIVDDLLDQRAHAGTFDVVDHLAYPLPVTVICELLGVPLEDEARLSNWSALLSRTLDPTSRAAPQFRADPAEIQCAGTELHAYFEELTERRRHAPGPDLLSELIAAEDAGDVLTHAELISTCALLLVAGHETTVNLIANATLALLRRPDELTALRADPDRAAGVVEETLRFDPPVQLIPRIAADDLTIGGMNIQGGDLVVLLIAAAHRDPAVFGDPDRFDPARDNRHLAFGLGAHFCVGAPLARLEARIALTRFAQRVESTALPTHPPRYREHVNLRGPAQLPIEFAAIRPR from the coding sequence ATGACGACCACCAACCACCCGACCGACGACTACGTGCGGCTGCTCGACCCGGCGGTGCGGCCGGACCCGTACCCCCTCCTCGCGCGGCTGCGCGAATCCGGTCCGTTCCGGATCGGCACCGCACCCGTGGTCGTGCTGGCCCGCTATGACGACTGCGCCGCCATGCTGCGCGATCCGCGGGCGAGCGTCGACCGGTCGCTGGCCAGACTGCAACTCGGTTCGATGCCGATCTACGACGGAACGCGCGAAGACGGTGCGGCACAGGCGAAACCCTCGTTCCTGTTCCTCGACCCGCCCGACCACACCCGCCTGCGCCGACTGGTGTCGAAGGCGTTCACCCCGCGCGTCGTGCGGCGACTGGAGCCGCGGATCACCGAGATCGTCGACGATCTGCTCGATCAACGCGCACACGCGGGGACATTCGACGTCGTCGACCACTTGGCCTACCCGCTTCCGGTGACGGTGATCTGCGAACTGCTCGGCGTGCCGTTGGAAGACGAAGCGCGGCTGAGCAATTGGTCCGCGCTGCTGTCCCGCACCCTCGACCCGACCTCCCGCGCGGCCCCTCAGTTCCGCGCCGACCCAGCCGAGATTCAGTGCGCCGGAACCGAATTGCACGCCTACTTCGAGGAACTCACCGAGCGCCGCCGCCACGCGCCCGGCCCCGATCTGCTGTCGGAACTCATCGCGGCCGAGGACGCCGGTGACGTGCTCACCCACGCGGAACTGATCTCGACGTGCGCGCTGCTGCTGGTCGCGGGACATGAGACCACGGTCAATCTGATCGCCAACGCGACCCTCGCCTTGCTGCGCAGGCCGGACGAACTCACCGCACTGCGCGCGGACCCGGACCGGGCGGCGGGCGTGGTCGAGGAGACGCTGCGCTTCGACCCGCCGGTTCAGCTGATTCCGCGTATCGCCGCCGATGACCTGACCATCGGCGGCATGAACATCCAGGGCGGCGATCTGGTGGTGCTCCTGATCGCCGCCGCACACCGCGATCCAGCGGTATTCGGCGACCCCGACCGATTCGACCCGGCACGCGACAACCGCCACCTGGCCTTCGGACTCGGGGCCCACTTCTGCGTCGGCGCTCCGCTGGCCCGCTTGGAGGCGCGAATCGCGCTGACCCGTTTCGCACAACGCGTCGAATCCACAGCACTGCCCACGCACCCGCCGCGCTACCGGGAACACGTCAATCTGCGTGGGCCAGCGCAACTGCCGATCGAATTCGCGGCGATCCGGCCGCGATAG
- a CDS encoding SDR family NAD(P)-dependent oxidoreductase has protein sequence MSAPVFLVLGAGPGIGLSVARLFADDGFATVLACRFDDEAEPLAEQLRGQGFDAEGVGVDLTDPADVGRVVTGVGERHGRIDVLHFNPSIFRQADPLQLSVPELIEDFTVGAAALLPAVRAARPFLSDGARVLVTGSAAADKPGHQAASLGVQKAAVRNLVTSLDTTLAPAGIRAVAVQINGVLGEGAFTRDRVAAALHAAATRPADAWTPHVSYDG, from the coding sequence ATGAGTGCTCCTGTGTTCCTCGTACTCGGTGCCGGTCCCGGCATCGGGCTGTCGGTTGCCCGCTTGTTCGCCGATGACGGCTTCGCCACGGTGCTGGCCTGCCGCTTCGACGACGAGGCCGAACCGCTGGCGGAGCAGTTGCGCGGGCAGGGATTCGACGCGGAAGGCGTCGGGGTGGACCTGACCGATCCCGCCGACGTGGGCCGGGTGGTCACCGGGGTGGGCGAACGCCATGGCCGCATCGACGTGCTGCACTTCAATCCGAGCATCTTCCGCCAGGCCGATCCGCTGCAGTTGTCGGTTCCCGAGCTGATCGAGGACTTCACCGTCGGCGCCGCGGCACTGCTACCTGCCGTCCGAGCCGCGCGCCCCTTCCTGTCCGACGGCGCCCGCGTGCTGGTCACCGGGAGCGCGGCCGCCGACAAGCCGGGGCATCAGGCCGCCTCGCTCGGCGTCCAGAAGGCGGCGGTGCGCAACCTGGTGACCAGCCTCGACACCACACTGGCGCCCGCGGGCATCCGCGCTGTCGCGGTGCAGATCAACGGCGTGCTCGGCGAGGGGGCGTTCACCCGGGACCGGGTCGCCGCGGCGTTGCATGCGGCGGCTACCCGCCCCGCTGACGCATGGACGCCGCACGTCTCCTACGACGGCTGA
- a CDS encoding SRPBCC family protein, protein MHDSVTVRMAAPAEKIWELVSDIENTGRFSPETFAAEWLGGATGPAVGVKFRGHVNRNGWGLRYWTVCRIVTCEPGREFAFTVLGPRGMPVITWRYVLEPVDGGTDVTESFQLHDNPALRLYWLVAGWTRGKTNVEGMRETLNRIKAVVE, encoded by the coding sequence ATGCACGACAGCGTGACGGTCCGGATGGCTGCACCGGCCGAGAAGATCTGGGAGCTGGTCAGCGATATCGAGAACACCGGGCGGTTCAGTCCCGAGACGTTCGCCGCGGAGTGGCTCGGTGGCGCCACCGGCCCCGCGGTGGGGGTGAAGTTCCGCGGGCACGTCAACCGCAATGGCTGGGGCCTGAGGTATTGGACCGTGTGCCGGATCGTCACCTGCGAGCCCGGTCGCGAGTTCGCGTTCACCGTGCTCGGCCCGCGCGGCATGCCGGTCATCACCTGGCGCTACGTTCTCGAGCCGGTGGACGGCGGCACCGACGTGACCGAGTCGTTCCAGTTGCACGACAACCCGGCGCTGCGGCTGTACTGGCTGGTGGCCGGATGGACGCGCGGCAAGACGAACGTCGAGGGCATGCGCGAGACACTGAACCGGATCAAGGCCGTCGTCGAATAG